A segment of the Opitutia bacterium genome:
CAAGAAGTCGATCATCCTCGTCGCCAACAAGGCCGACCACGGCGAAGAGAAGATCGCGGAGGTCGGCGACCTTTACCGCCTCGGCTTCGGCGAACCGATCTACCTGTCCGCGGAACACGGCAATGGCGAAGCCGAGCTGCGCGAGGCGATTCTCGACAAGCTGCCCGCAGCCGAAGAGGAGCCGGAGGATCACGACAAAAAGCGCCTCACGCTGTGCTTCGTCGGCCGCCCCAACGTCGGCAAGTCCTCGCTCTCGAACCGCCTGCTCAAGCACGAGCGCCTCATCGTCTCGGAGATTCCCGGCACCACGCGCGACTCCGTCGAACTCGACTTCGACTACAAGTCGCGCGACGGCAAAGTCTGGCCGTTCCGCCTCATCGACACCGCCGGCATCCGCCCCGCGACGAAGCTCTCGTCGTCCGTCGAATATTTCTCCCGCGTCCGCTCCATCGACGCCATCCACACCGCCGACGTGGTGTTCATGGTGCTCGATGCGATGGAAGGCGTGACGCAACAGGACAAGGCCATCGCTGGCGAGATCGTCAGCGCCGGCCGCCCGATCGTCGTCATCGTCAACAAGTGGGATCTCGTCTTCGCCGCCATCCGTCGCGGCGATCTGAAAAAATACGACAACGAGCGCGACTTCCGCGAGAAGTTCGAGAAGGCGCTCTACGACCGCCTGTTCTTCACGCCCGGTGCGCCCGTGATGTTCGTGTCTGCTCTCACCGGCCACGACATCGAGCGTATGCTGAAGGCCGCGCGCGCCCTCGATGAACGCCTCGGCCGGAAGATTCCGACCGCGAAGCTGAACGCCGCCATCATCGCGCTCACCGACCGCAATCCGCCCCCATCGGTCGGCGGCCAGCGCTTCCGCGCTTACTACGCCACGCAGACCGGCAATCGGCCGTTCCGCATCAAGATTTTCTGCAATCGCGAGGAGAAGCTCACCGAGAGTTATCGCCGCTACCTCGAGGGCGGACTCGTGGACGAGTTCAATCTCGACGGCTGCCCGATCCACTTCGACCTCGTGGGTAAGAAGAAGATTTCGATCGACGAACGCCTTTCGCGTCGCGGCCAAAAGCGCAACGAAGCCGCCGCGGCGGGCGAAGACATCGACACGGATTTCGCCGGCGAGCCGGTGGTGCTGGATGATTGAACTCGCCGCCGCATGGTGAACGTTCCCGTAGCCGCGTCGTTTCCGGAAGGCCCGCGTCCCCGCGGGCCGCGACTGACAAGAATGCCGGAACTCGGGATACGGCTCGCGAGGACGCGAGGCCTCCACTCTTTCCGATGCTGAAAATCGTCTTCATGGGCTCCGACGCGATCGCGTTGCCGATGCTGAACTGGCTGGCGGGCGAGGGGAGTGCGCAGGCGCGCGTTGTCGCGGTGTTCACGCAGCCCGATCGTCCCGTCGGCCGCGGCCAGAAGGTGCAGGCGAATGCGATCAAGCTTTGGGCCCAGGAGCGCGGCATTCCCGTGCATCAGCCCGAGAAGCTGCGCGAACCGGAGCTCGCGACGCTCACCAGTTACGGCGCCGATCTCGCGCTCGTGATGGCCTACGGACACATCTTGCGCGAAGCGTTCATAAACGCGCCGCGCCTGGGCACGCTGAATTTCCACACGTCTCTGTTGCCGAAGTATCGCGGCGCTTCGCCGATCCAAACCGCAGTCGCCAGCGGCGAGCGCGAGACCGGCGTCACGCTCATGCGCATCGTGGCCGCGCTCGATGCCGGACCGGTCGGAGACGTGGAGCGCGTCGAAATCGGGCCGCGCGACACGGCGTTGGATGTTGAGGCGAAGCTGTCTGCGGCCTGCGTGCCTCTTATCGCGCGCGCGCTGCCGAAACTCGCCGCCGGCGCACTGGAGTTTCGCGAGCAGGACCACGCCGCCGCGACCTTCTGCCGCAAGCTCGAGAAGGCGGACGGCGCGCTCGATTTCGCTCGTTCGGCCGCCGAACTCGCCGCGCGCATCAACGGCCTCTTCCCCTGGCCCGCGACGACCGTCGAGATCGCCGGCCAGCCGATCAAGTTCGGCGCCGCGGAGGTTTGTCACCTATTAGGTGACAAATCCGGCGAACCCGGTGGTGTCCTCGGGGCCGACCGCGAGGGTCTTCTGATCGCGACGGGTGCCGGAGTGTTGCGTGTGCTGCGGCTCCAGCGCCCCGGCGGAAAAATGCTCGAGGCAGGCGAGTTTCTGCGCGGCTTCCCCATCGCGGCGGGAACGATGCTCGCGTCGTCACCGATGCCCGCGCTCGCGTCGCCGAAACCTTTCCCGCGTCCGCCCCGCTGACGGGTCTTCGCTTGTTTTCGACCGGCTTTTTCCCAAGCTGCCGACATGCGAACGTGGTTTCTTCTCGGGAGTCTCGCGGCGGTGACCGCCCTGGCCCAGCCGGCCAACAACACCGCGTTCGAGTTGGCGAGCTTGCGTGAGGACGTGCGCGAGCTGAAGCAGCGCATCGGTGAACTGTCCCTGACCATCGAGCAGCTTTCGCGCGAAAACGCCGCGCTCCAATCCAAGGCGAACCAAGGCTACGCGACGGTCGAGCAGCTCAACAAAGCCGTCGCCGAACTCAATCGCGCGGTGCAGGGCGACCTCGCCGAGCAGAAGCGCGAGGTGCTCACGCAAGTGGCCGCGCAACTGGAGCGCATGGGCAAGCAGACGAACGCGGCGCTCGAGTCGCTCGCGAAGAACCAGGCCGCGCGACCGGTCGTGCAGTCGAATTTCGCGGAGGATTTTCCGAAGCAGGGCATCAACTACACGGTGCAGACCGGCGACACGCTTTCCTCGATCGCGCAAAAGAACGGCGCGCGCCTGCAGGACATCATCAACGCGAACAAAATCAGCGACCCGACGAAGATTCGCGTCGGGCAGACGCTGTTCATCCCTCTCGCCAAATAACATGGCCAAACCGCCCCCCTCCCGCCTCGGTCGCGGCCTCGGTGCGCTCATCGCGAGCGGCACCCCGGCCAAGCCCGCTTCTCCAGCCGCTGCTCCCGCGCCCGCGGGGCACTCGCCCGCGGCCGCGCCTGCCGCCCCCGTGCACGATGGCTTGCCGGGTTACCGGGAAGTCCCGATCGCGCAGGTGGAGCCGAACCCCTATCAGCCGCGCAAGGAGTTCGACCCCGCCGCGCTCGCCGACCTCGTGGAGAGCATCCGCGCCGAGGGACTGCTGCAGCCCATCGTCGTTCGGCAGGTCGGGGAAAAATTCCAGCTTATCGCCGGTGAACGCCGCTGGCGCGCGTTTCAACAGCTGAAGCTGAAAACGATTCCGGCCCGTGTGATGACGTCGAGCGATGCCTCTTCGGCCTCGCTCGCTCTGATCGAGAATTTGCAGCGCGCCGACCTGAATCCGATCGAGGAAGCGCACGGTTACGCCAGCCTCATCCGCGATTTCGACCTCACGCAGGACGCTGCGGCGCAACGCGTCGGACGTGGACGCGCGACCGTGGCCAAC
Coding sequences within it:
- the der gene encoding ribosome biogenesis GTPase Der — its product is MSRTVAIVGRPNVGKSRLFNRLAKRRVSIVHDQPGVTRDIVSVEVKDGGYTLMDTGGLGLQDATTPAKLIKASEAQVEFAIRAASVICFVVDAREGLTALDERIAGMLRKHKKSIILVANKADHGEEKIAEVGDLYRLGFGEPIYLSAEHGNGEAELREAILDKLPAAEEEPEDHDKKRLTLCFVGRPNVGKSSLSNRLLKHERLIVSEIPGTTRDSVELDFDYKSRDGKVWPFRLIDTAGIRPATKLSSSVEYFSRVRSIDAIHTADVVFMVLDAMEGVTQQDKAIAGEIVSAGRPIVVIVNKWDLVFAAIRRGDLKKYDNERDFREKFEKALYDRLFFTPGAPVMFVSALTGHDIERMLKAARALDERLGRKIPTAKLNAAIIALTDRNPPPSVGGQRFRAYYATQTGNRPFRIKIFCNREEKLTESYRRYLEGGLVDEFNLDGCPIHFDLVGKKKISIDERLSRRGQKRNEAAAAGEDIDTDFAGEPVVLDD
- a CDS encoding ParB/RepB/Spo0J family partition protein; this translates as MAKPPPSRLGRGLGALIASGTPAKPASPAAAPAPAGHSPAAAPAAPVHDGLPGYREVPIAQVEPNPYQPRKEFDPAALADLVESIRAEGLLQPIVVRQVGEKFQLIAGERRWRAFQQLKLKTIPARVMTSSDASSASLALIENLQRADLNPIEEAHGYASLIRDFDLTQDAAAQRVGRGRATVANSLRLLALEPEIQSYLGKAMLSVGHAKVLLGLESGAERLVVARRAIEGGLSVRALEEIVQGRRGSAAGPGKKRQAPAAESTALADVQKKLTSHLGARVTLRHAPKHGRIIVEYHGNDDLARVLERMGLTL
- a CDS encoding methionyl-tRNA formyltransferase produces the protein MGSDAIALPMLNWLAGEGSAQARVVAVFTQPDRPVGRGQKVQANAIKLWAQERGIPVHQPEKLREPELATLTSYGADLALVMAYGHILREAFINAPRLGTLNFHTSLLPKYRGASPIQTAVASGERETGVTLMRIVAALDAGPVGDVERVEIGPRDTALDVEAKLSAACVPLIARALPKLAAGALEFREQDHAAATFCRKLEKADGALDFARSAAELAARINGLFPWPATTVEIAGQPIKFGAAEVCHLLGDKSGEPGGVLGADREGLLIATGAGVLRVLRLQRPGGKMLEAGEFLRGFPIAAGTMLASSPMPALASPKPFPRPPR
- a CDS encoding LysM peptidoglycan-binding domain-containing protein; protein product: MRTWFLLGSLAAVTALAQPANNTAFELASLREDVRELKQRIGELSLTIEQLSRENAALQSKANQGYATVEQLNKAVAELNRAVQGDLAEQKREVLTQVAAQLERMGKQTNAALESLAKNQAARPVVQSNFAEDFPKQGINYTVQTGDTLSSIAQKNGARLQDIINANKISDPTKIRVGQTLFIPLAK